GGAAAATAACTTAAAAAGGAAGAACACTTATGGCGCTTATTTCATGCCCCGAATGCAGCCGTCAGGTTTCGACCCAAGCCAATTCCTGCCCGCATTGCGGCTATCCACTGCAGACACAACATAGAGCGCCTGAGTCAAAGGGATTGCAATCA
The DNA window shown above is from Acinetobacter colistiniresistens and carries:
- a CDS encoding zinc ribbon domain-containing protein, translated to MALISCPECSRQVSTQANSCPHCGYPLQTQHRAPESKGLQSTHVWSRSITALGAWLVIPWIARLLFGLAVLVFVYLSLKSQ